One window of the Paracoccus pantotrophus genome contains the following:
- a CDS encoding ParB/RepB/Spo0J family partition protein codes for MAKAAQKVTLSPSRDIPFDKLVLSQSNVRRIKAGVSVEELAEDIARRGLLQGLNVRPVLDADGVETGTFEIPAGGRRFQALSLLVKQKRLAKTAPIPCIVRDAASDILAEDDSLAENMQRVALHPLDQFRAFQALREKGQGEEAIAAAFFVTPQIVKQRLKLASVAPALLEVYAKDGMTLEQLMAFTVNPDHARQAQVWDAVKNSWNKEPYAIRRMLTETSVRASDRRSVFVGVDAYEAACGVVLRDLFQGDDGGWLEDPALLDRLVSEKLQAEAEALASDGWKWIEVATDLPYGYSHGLRRLAGDPAPMTDEESAAHATLLAEYRALEEEYSGQDEYPEEIDALLGQLEMAMEALEQRPLIYDPTEIARAGVFVTLDRDGSLAIYRGYVRPEDEPHEETAVQDGDGVDAMGQGGDVGGSSWKPSATSAGGTVITSGGQPIGADASEEEDDGALKPLPERLVMELTAHRTLALREAIGRSPDVALTLLLLKLVTDTFRTSSASGSCLEASVRHVYMSAQAPDLKDSVVAKLVDERHAAWEADLPLGDDVALWDYLTALDQRSRLALLAHCLSFGINALHEKVNPYGAGISASGLTRRMAHADLVARAVDLDMVEAGWEPTVDAYLNRVPKARILEAVREAKGEGTAQLLDHLKKDEMATEAERLLKGSGWLPEVLRRADLVTLDGEAVGEGQGKDAGEPDDIDLPAFLTADLPDGAASMMAAE; via the coding sequence ATGGCGAAAGCAGCCCAGAAAGTCACCCTGTCCCCGTCGCGGGACATCCCCTTCGACAAGCTCGTGCTGAGCCAGTCCAACGTGCGGCGCATCAAGGCCGGCGTCTCGGTCGAGGAACTGGCCGAGGACATCGCGCGGCGCGGCCTGCTGCAGGGCTTGAACGTCCGGCCCGTGCTTGATGCCGACGGGGTCGAAACCGGCACGTTCGAGATCCCGGCCGGCGGCCGCCGCTTCCAGGCGCTATCGCTCCTGGTGAAGCAGAAGCGTTTGGCCAAGACCGCGCCGATCCCCTGCATCGTGCGGGATGCCGCCTCCGACATTTTGGCCGAGGACGACTCGCTGGCCGAGAACATGCAGCGTGTGGCTTTGCATCCGCTGGACCAGTTCCGTGCGTTCCAGGCCCTGCGCGAAAAGGGTCAGGGCGAGGAAGCGATCGCGGCGGCCTTCTTCGTGACGCCGCAGATCGTGAAGCAGCGCCTGAAACTCGCCTCCGTGGCCCCTGCCCTGCTCGAGGTTTATGCCAAGGACGGCATGACGCTCGAACAGCTGATGGCCTTCACCGTGAACCCGGATCATGCGCGTCAGGCGCAGGTCTGGGATGCGGTGAAGAACTCCTGGAACAAGGAGCCCTACGCCATACGGCGCATGCTCACGGAGACCTCGGTCCGGGCGTCTGATCGCCGCTCTGTCTTTGTGGGTGTCGATGCCTATGAGGCGGCCTGCGGTGTCGTCCTGCGCGATCTCTTCCAGGGCGATGACGGAGGCTGGCTCGAGGACCCTGCCCTGCTCGATCGGCTGGTCTCCGAGAAGCTCCAGGCCGAAGCCGAGGCGCTGGCCTCGGATGGCTGGAAGTGGATCGAGGTGGCGACCGACCTGCCCTATGGCTACAGCCACGGTCTGCGGCGTCTGGCCGGTGATCCCGCGCCGATGACCGACGAGGAAAGCGCGGCCCATGCGACGCTCCTCGCGGAGTATCGGGCGCTGGAGGAAGAATACTCCGGCCAGGACGAGTACCCCGAGGAGATCGATGCCCTGCTGGGTCAACTCGAAATGGCGATGGAAGCGCTTGAACAGCGGCCTCTGATCTACGACCCGACCGAGATTGCGCGCGCGGGCGTCTTCGTGACGCTGGATCGGGATGGCAGTCTCGCGATCTATCGCGGGTACGTTCGGCCAGAGGACGAGCCGCACGAGGAGACCGCGGTCCAGGATGGCGATGGTGTGGATGCCATGGGGCAGGGGGGTGATGTCGGCGGTTCCAGCTGGAAACCGTCGGCGACCTCCGCTGGCGGCACCGTCATCACCTCGGGCGGTCAGCCGATTGGTGCGGATGCGTCCGAGGAGGAAGACGACGGAGCGCTGAAGCCGCTGCCCGAACGGCTGGTCATGGAACTGACGGCCCATCGGACCCTTGCGCTGCGCGAGGCTATCGGGCGGTCGCCGGACGTTGCGCTGACGCTCCTGCTCCTGAAGCTGGTCACGGACACCTTCCGCACCTCCTCAGCCTCCGGCAGCTGCCTCGAAGCCTCGGTCCGCCACGTCTACATGTCGGCTCAAGCGCCCGATCTGAAGGACAGCGTTGTAGCAAAGCTGGTCGATGAGCGTCACGCGGCGTGGGAGGCCGATCTGCCTCTCGGCGATGATGTTGCGCTCTGGGACTATCTGACGGCGCTCGATCAGCGTAGCCGTCTGGCGCTCCTGGCGCATTGCCTCAGCTTCGGGATCAACGCGCTCCATGAGAAGGTGAACCCTTATGGTGCGGGCATCTCCGCCAGCGGTCTGACTCGTCGCATGGCGCATGCCGACCTCGTGGCTCGCGCTGTCGATCTCGACATGGTCGAGGCGGGCTGGGAGCCCACGGTTGATGCCTATCTTAACCGTGTGCCCAAGGCCCGGATCCTCGAAGCCGTTCGTGAGGCGAAGGGGGAGGGGACTGCGCAGCTTCTCGATCACCTCAAGAAGGACGAGATGGCCACCGAGGCCGAGCGGCTTCTCAAGGGCAGCGGGTGGTTGCCCGAGGTCCTGCGCCGGGCCGATCTGGTGACGCTCGACGGCGAGGCGGTCGGAGAAGGGCAGGGGAAAGATGCGGGCGAGCCCGACGATATCGATCTCCCAGCTTTCCTGACCGCTGATCTGCCTGACGGCGCTGCGTCGATGATGGCCGCGGAGTGA
- the repC gene encoding plasmid replication protein RepC: MEYTPISPFMRPISHAHLRVVERPEASVPGKPVNKWELLRELSKAQAAFGVSERDLTVLQGLLSFFPDDALGGNTEMVVFPSNKAICERLNGMPCSTMRRHIARLVDAGLLMRRDSPNGKRYVRKHGEERVAFGFDLSPLYCQSEKVARAAEAVREAEDRIRRLREVVSLMRRDLAALAEFGEEVQPGLGLWDQFRDKAVLTARALRRKLTLEELSAFRADLEALLDHARNVIDGPETEKMNTNGANIERHHHNSNKESIDLEPALEKGGAAAGAPDVETDAPGADVEEADTRRVPKIPLHLVIAGCPSLKTFYQGDIRHWHQLFDAACHVRPAMGISASAWEEAQRFMGPEQASIVVVAMLERFADIRSPGGYLRALTSKAAAGEFSCGPMVMALMSRRSAA; encoded by the coding sequence ATGGAGTACACACCGATTTCGCCGTTTATGCGGCCGATCTCGCACGCCCATCTGCGCGTGGTCGAGCGTCCTGAGGCGTCTGTTCCGGGCAAGCCCGTCAACAAGTGGGAGCTCCTTCGCGAGCTGTCCAAGGCGCAGGCGGCCTTTGGGGTTTCCGAACGCGATCTGACCGTTCTGCAGGGGCTTCTCAGCTTCTTTCCGGATGATGCACTTGGCGGGAATACCGAGATGGTCGTCTTCCCGTCGAACAAGGCAATCTGCGAGCGGCTGAACGGCATGCCCTGCTCCACGATGCGCAGGCACATTGCCCGTCTGGTGGATGCTGGCTTGCTCATGCGCCGCGATAGTCCCAACGGAAAGAGGTATGTTCGCAAGCACGGCGAAGAGCGTGTGGCTTTTGGCTTCGACCTCTCGCCACTCTACTGCCAATCCGAAAAGGTTGCACGGGCCGCAGAGGCTGTGCGTGAGGCCGAGGACCGTATCCGGAGACTGCGGGAGGTCGTGAGCCTCATGCGGCGCGATCTTGCTGCCCTGGCGGAGTTCGGAGAAGAGGTCCAGCCAGGCCTCGGCCTCTGGGATCAGTTTCGCGACAAGGCTGTTCTCACAGCGCGCGCCCTTCGCCGCAAGCTCACGCTCGAGGAGCTCTCAGCATTTCGCGCCGACCTTGAAGCCCTTCTCGACCACGCACGCAACGTCATTGATGGTCCTGAAACAGAAAAAATGAACACCAATGGTGCCAATATTGAGCGCCACCATCATAATTCAAATAAAGAATCTATAGATCTTGAACCTGCCTTAGAAAAAGGCGGGGCGGCGGCCGGCGCGCCAGATGTTGAAACGGATGCACCTGGTGCTGACGTGGAAGAAGCAGACACAAGACGCGTGCCAAAGATCCCGCTCCATCTGGTGATCGCGGGCTGCCCGTCGCTCAAAACTTTCTACCAGGGCGATATCCGCCACTGGCATCAGCTTTTCGACGCGGCTTGCCATGTGCGGCCGGCCATGGGGATCAGTGCTTCCGCTTGGGAAGAAGCGCAACGGTTCATGGGCCCCGAGCAGGCATCGATCGTTGTTGTCGCCATGCTGGAACGCTTCGCCGACATCCGATCGCCCGGTGGCTATCTCCGTGCGCTGACATCGAAGGCGGCGGCGGGCGAGTTCTCCTGCGGGCCGATGGTCATGGCACTGATGTCCCGGCGAAGCGCGGCGTGA
- the repB gene encoding plasmid partitioning protein RepB, which yields MTDSKKKRMSMLDSLAAAGTPPAPGSMMSSNRALRSARDAVDAHHVWELDPAEIQDERYSDRLDPKDVHDLRASIEQNGQTVPILVRRHATDPNRYLLVYGRRRLEAIRASDKVSKVRALIANLDDTAALRAQVSENTGRRDLSYIERALFAQELLDSGFGSQAQIAEVLNVTRSAVSMSISVAKAIGTALAHAIGPAHGVGRPRWEALAKELADSRIENDDLSRIALDVRAKEAANEQADEDPQVDPSVAAFEAVARHVKKSVSSTLGKKPRSKTTALVIDGTPVGAIKRSGRALRLDLTDVDDAFAEWLDARAQDVLEELHDRWKGET from the coding sequence ATGACCGACAGCAAGAAGAAGCGCATGTCCATGCTGGATAGTCTTGCAGCGGCAGGGACGCCCCCTGCCCCTGGTAGCATGATGTCTAGCAATCGGGCCCTGCGGTCGGCGCGTGATGCTGTCGATGCTCACCATGTTTGGGAGCTCGATCCGGCTGAGATCCAAGACGAGCGATACTCGGATCGCCTCGACCCAAAGGATGTGCACGACCTTCGCGCGTCGATTGAACAAAACGGGCAGACTGTGCCCATCCTTGTTCGGCGCCATGCGACCGACCCCAATCGGTATCTCCTCGTCTATGGACGCCGCCGTCTTGAGGCCATTCGTGCCTCCGACAAAGTGAGCAAGGTTCGCGCCCTCATCGCTAACCTGGACGATACGGCGGCACTCCGCGCTCAGGTTTCAGAGAATACTGGTAGACGTGACCTGAGTTACATCGAGCGTGCCCTCTTCGCTCAGGAACTGCTCGATAGTGGCTTTGGCTCGCAGGCACAGATTGCCGAAGTGCTCAACGTGACCCGTTCGGCGGTATCGATGTCGATCTCGGTTGCCAAGGCGATCGGAACTGCACTGGCCCATGCAATCGGACCGGCGCACGGCGTCGGCCGTCCCAGATGGGAAGCTTTGGCCAAGGAGCTTGCCGACAGCCGGATCGAGAACGACGATCTTTCCCGTATTGCTCTTGATGTTCGCGCCAAGGAGGCCGCGAACGAACAGGCGGATGAGGATCCGCAGGTGGATCCTTCGGTGGCGGCTTTTGAGGCCGTTGCGCGGCATGTAAAAAAGAGTGTGAGCTCGACGCTCGGCAAGAAGCCGAGATCGAAGACCACTGCCCTTGTGATCGATGGCACGCCCGTGGGCGCTATCAAGAGATCTGGCCGGGCGCTTCGCCTGGACCTGACGGATGTGGATGATGCCTTTGCGGAGTGGCTTGATGCCCGCGCGCAGGACGTCCTCGAAGAGCTTCACGATCGCTGGAAAGGCGAGACATGA
- the repA gene encoding plasmid partitioning protein RepA, protein MSRADTQEDLNAVIRQHSEVLAAQLHSQRESLFPPDASKSMRKFTSGEAAALLGVNDSYLRKLHLDGKGPSPEVSSGNRRHYSADDIHNLRVLLDKTARKPGDYLPGRRAGDHLQIIGVMNFKGGSGKTTSSAHLAQRLALKGYRILAIDLDPQASLTALHGVQPEFDLLDGGTLYDAIRYEDPVPIAEVIRKTYIPNLDLIPGNLELMEFEHETPRALSRGNAGLFFFRVKEALAQVDERYDVVVIDCPPQLGFLTMSALSAATGVLVTIHPEMLDVMSMSQFLRMTADLMDVIADSGADMSHDWMRYLLTRYEPTDAPQNRIVAFLRTMYGDKVLNAPMLKSTAISDAGLTKQTLYEVERSAFTRTTYDRAIESLNAVNDEIAQLIQKTWGR, encoded by the coding sequence ATGAGCAGAGCCGATACACAGGAAGACCTGAACGCTGTGATCCGTCAGCATTCTGAGGTGCTGGCGGCGCAACTGCATTCGCAGCGTGAGAGCCTGTTTCCGCCCGACGCATCCAAGTCTATGCGCAAATTCACCTCTGGGGAAGCAGCTGCTCTGCTGGGCGTCAACGATTCATACCTCAGGAAGCTCCACCTTGATGGCAAGGGGCCGTCGCCGGAAGTTTCATCGGGGAACCGGCGACACTATTCGGCCGACGACATCCATAACTTGCGCGTTTTGTTGGACAAAACGGCTCGCAAGCCGGGAGACTACCTGCCCGGGCGTCGCGCAGGTGACCATCTGCAGATCATCGGCGTGATGAACTTCAAGGGTGGGTCGGGCAAGACGACCTCCTCGGCGCATCTCGCTCAACGGTTGGCTCTCAAGGGTTACCGAATCCTGGCGATCGACCTAGATCCGCAGGCTTCTCTCACGGCCTTGCATGGGGTTCAGCCTGAGTTTGACTTGCTGGACGGCGGCACGCTCTACGATGCGATCCGTTATGAAGACCCGGTTCCGATCGCCGAGGTGATCCGCAAGACATATATCCCGAACCTCGATCTGATTCCTGGCAATCTCGAACTGATGGAGTTCGAGCACGAGACGCCGCGGGCGCTTTCTCGCGGCAACGCGGGTTTGTTCTTTTTCCGTGTGAAGGAGGCGCTGGCGCAGGTCGATGAGCGGTATGACGTCGTCGTCATCGACTGTCCTCCGCAACTGGGGTTCTTGACCATGTCCGCGCTGTCGGCCGCGACAGGCGTTCTCGTTACGATCCATCCCGAGATGCTCGACGTGATGTCGATGAGCCAGTTCCTCAGAATGACGGCTGACCTGATGGACGTCATTGCCGACAGTGGGGCCGACATGTCGCATGACTGGATGCGGTATCTCTTGACCCGGTATGAGCCGACAGACGCACCGCAGAACCGTATCGTCGCCTTCTTGCGAACGATGTATGGCGACAAGGTTTTGAACGCGCCGATGCTCAAGTCGACGGCCATCTCAGATGCCGGTTTGACCAAGCAGACCCTTTACGAGGTCGAACGCAGCGCGTTCACCCGGACGACCTATGACCGGGCCATTGAAAGCCTGAATGCGGTCAACGACGAGATTGCCCAGCTCATTCAGAAGACTTGGGGGCGCTGA
- a CDS encoding AbrB/MazE/SpoVT family DNA-binding domain-containing protein has translation MQVAKWGNSLAVRLPAELVRELGLKEGDQIDLVKDDGQVRVRRLARADEVLTGLRRFRGKLPAAERLSREDAHER, from the coding sequence ATGCAGGTCGCGAAATGGGGCAACTCGCTTGCCGTCCGTTTGCCCGCCGAGCTTGTCCGGGAACTTGGCCTCAAGGAAGGTGATCAGATCGACCTGGTCAAGGACGACGGCCAGGTAAGAGTCCGTCGTCTGGCGCGTGCGGATGAGGTGCTGACGGGTCTGCGCCGCTTCCGGGGCAAGCTTCCCGCTGCGGAACGCCTGAGCCGCGAAGACGCGCATGAGCGCTGA
- a CDS encoding PIN domain-containing protein codes for MSAEFADTNVVLYLLDDGPKADRAELILGQGPRISVQVLNETLVNCRRKAGLSWEEAGTFLEGVRALCPVEDLTLQTHDVGRALAERYGFSIYDAMIVASALVVGCTTLWSEDMQDGLLVEGQLRIVNPFA; via the coding sequence ATGAGCGCTGAATTCGCGGACACGAATGTCGTTCTGTACCTGCTCGACGACGGCCCGAAGGCCGATCGCGCCGAGCTCATCCTGGGGCAGGGGCCCCGGATCAGCGTTCAGGTGCTGAACGAGACGCTGGTAAACTGCCGCCGCAAAGCCGGCCTCAGTTGGGAGGAGGCAGGGACGTTTCTCGAAGGCGTGCGCGCCTTGTGCCCCGTCGAAGACCTGACCCTCCAAACACATGACGTTGGCCGCGCCTTGGCGGAACGTTACGGTTTCTCGATCTACGACGCGATGATCGTGGCAAGCGCTCTGGTTGTGGGCTGCACCACGCTGTGGAGCGAGGACATGCAAGATGGCCTGCTAGTCGAAGGGCAGCTTCGCATCGTCAACCCCTTTGCATGA
- a CDS encoding recombinase family protein, whose translation MPLIGYARVSTEDQTPLPQSQALKSAGCVEIHEEQASGGNRARPVLARVLERIGKGDTLVVVRIDRLARSLSHLLEVIERLEAKNAFFRSLTDPIDTSSPQGKFTLQVLGAAAEFERALIRERTKAGLASARTKGRVGGNPGLRVRDPATLRKVRLARQDGYMERLNETAQDWVPHVRRLRPDLAWEDVVRIVNGPLPHERQWTQSRLLRAVNAYVRDGFLPPTVLDRAGRRETDDRLPAIVAAIKGADPEITLQAICTRLEAMRERTPRGRTSWQPSSVKMLLERAERLGLLE comes from the coding sequence ATGCCCCTGATCGGCTATGCGCGCGTCTCGACCGAGGATCAGACCCCCCTGCCCCAGTCGCAGGCCCTGAAATCCGCAGGCTGCGTCGAGATCCACGAGGAGCAGGCCTCGGGCGGGAACCGCGCGCGGCCCGTGCTGGCGCGGGTGCTGGAGCGGATCGGCAAGGGCGACACGCTGGTGGTGGTGCGCATCGACCGTCTGGCGCGGTCGCTCTCCCACCTCCTCGAGGTGATCGAACGGCTGGAGGCCAAGAACGCCTTCTTCCGATCGCTCACCGATCCGATCGACACGTCCTCCCCGCAGGGTAAGTTCACCCTCCAGGTCCTCGGCGCCGCAGCTGAGTTTGAGCGCGCCCTGATCCGCGAACGCACCAAGGCCGGGCTGGCCAGCGCACGAACCAAAGGCCGGGTTGGCGGCAATCCGGGCCTGCGCGTCCGGGATCCGGCAACGCTGCGCAAGGTGCGGCTGGCCCGGCAGGACGGCTATATGGAACGCCTGAACGAGACGGCGCAGGACTGGGTGCCCCATGTCCGCCGCCTGCGGCCCGACTTAGCCTGGGAAGATGTGGTGCGCATCGTCAACGGCCCCCTGCCCCACGAGCGTCAATGGACGCAAAGCCGGCTTTTGCGCGCGGTCAACGCCTATGTCCGGGACGGCTTCCTGCCGCCCACGGTACTGGACCGCGCCGGCCGCCGCGAAACCGACGACCGCCTGCCCGCCATCGTCGCTGCCATCAAGGGCGCGGACCCCGAGATCACGCTTCAGGCGATCTGCACCAGACTGGAAGCGATGCGCGAGCGCACGCCCCGCGGGCGGACAAGCTGGCAGCCGTCATCTGTGAAGATGCTGCTGGAGCGGGCGGAAAGGCTGGGGCTGCTTGAGTAG
- a CDS encoding PIN domain-containing protein: MLHVLLRLPYRFIVPLPIREEELLDFTAQEWRMLEDGGLATYDLPGEEVARVFALKREHSRLSANDCFALVTTTCQENGILLTGDNLLRKVATARAVRVHGVLWIIDELHAAGVCEVELLISALQVWRADDAVFLPVAEIDKRLRRFSA, from the coding sequence TTGCTGCACGTCCTGTTGAGGCTGCCCTATCGGTTCATTGTGCCTCTGCCCATCCGCGAGGAGGAACTCCTCGATTTCACGGCGCAGGAATGGCGGATGCTCGAAGATGGTGGCCTCGCCACCTATGACCTTCCAGGCGAAGAGGTTGCGCGGGTGTTCGCGCTGAAGCGGGAGCATAGCCGCCTATCGGCCAACGACTGCTTCGCCCTCGTGACGACAACTTGCCAGGAGAACGGTATCCTCCTGACCGGCGACAACCTGCTGCGCAAGGTGGCCACCGCCCGCGCCGTGCGCGTTCATGGCGTACTCTGGATCATTGACGAACTGCACGCGGCCGGTGTCTGCGAAGTCGAGCTTCTCATCTCCGCGCTGCAGGTCTGGCGCGCGGATGATGCTGTCTTCCTGCCCGTGGCTGAGATCGACAAGCGGCTGCGCCGTTTCAGCGCATAG
- a CDS encoding aldehyde dehydrogenase (NADP(+)) — protein MTFTPHGKHLIAGEWVGSDETFQNEPAQGPADRFSMGTVELVDRAARAAEDAFWSYGYGTRADRAAFLNAIADEIEARAADITEIGCRETGLPEARLNGERGRTTGQLRLFAKTILDGDYLDRRHDAALPDRQPLPRPDLRLMQRPVGPVAVFGASNFPLAFSVAGGDTASALAAGCPVVVKGHSAHPGTSEIVAEAVLAAIRSCGIHPGVFSLVQGGKREVGSALVQHPLIKAVGFTGSLGGGRALFDLCAARPEPIPFFGELGSVNPMFILPEALEARGAQIGQGWAASMTGSAGQLCTNPGIAIVPEGAAGDALVTATAAALAAVAPQMMLTAGMADAYRAGKARLDASNSVRPVHTTDSTGRGVGPNLYEVSAAAFLSDHGLAEEVFGPLGLVVRASSTDAIVELAHGFAGQLTATLHMDAGDTGAAARLMPVLERKAGRILVNGYPTGVEVCDAMVHGGPYPASTNFGATSVGTMAIRRFLRPVCYQNLPAELLPEDSVGSE, from the coding sequence ATGACGTTCACTCCGCATGGCAAGCATCTGATCGCCGGAGAATGGGTCGGCTCGGACGAGACATTCCAGAACGAACCCGCCCAGGGCCCGGCCGACCGTTTCTCGATGGGAACGGTTGAACTCGTGGACCGCGCCGCGCGGGCGGCCGAGGATGCCTTCTGGTCCTATGGCTACGGCACGCGCGCGGATCGCGCCGCCTTCCTGAACGCCATCGCGGATGAGATAGAGGCACGGGCCGCCGACATCACCGAGATCGGCTGCCGCGAGACCGGCCTTCCCGAGGCACGCCTGAACGGCGAACGTGGCCGCACGACCGGGCAATTGCGGCTGTTTGCCAAGACGATCCTCGATGGCGACTATCTGGACCGGCGCCATGACGCGGCGCTGCCGGACCGCCAGCCGCTGCCGCGCCCGGACTTGCGCCTGATGCAGCGCCCGGTCGGGCCGGTGGCGGTCTTCGGCGCCTCGAACTTTCCGCTGGCCTTTTCGGTTGCCGGCGGCGACACGGCCTCGGCCCTGGCAGCCGGCTGTCCGGTCGTGGTCAAGGGCCATTCCGCCCATCCCGGCACCAGCGAGATCGTGGCCGAGGCCGTGCTGGCCGCCATCCGTTCGTGCGGCATCCATCCCGGTGTCTTCTCGCTGGTGCAGGGCGGAAAGCGCGAGGTGGGCTCGGCGCTGGTCCAGCATCCGCTGATCAAGGCGGTCGGCTTTACCGGCAGCCTCGGCGGGGGCAGGGCGCTGTTCGACCTTTGCGCGGCGCGGCCTGAGCCGATCCCCTTCTTCGGCGAGCTTGGCTCGGTCAACCCGATGTTCATCCTGCCCGAGGCACTGGAGGCGCGCGGCGCGCAGATCGGCCAAGGCTGGGCCGCGTCCATGACCGGCAGCGCGGGCCAGCTTTGCACCAATCCCGGCATCGCCATCGTTCCCGAAGGCGCTGCGGGTGATGCCCTTGTCACCGCCACGGCCGCGGCGCTGGCCGCTGTCGCGCCGCAAATGATGCTGACGGCGGGCATGGCGGATGCCTATCGCGCCGGAAAGGCGCGGCTGGATGCCAGCAATTCGGTGCGCCCCGTCCATACCACCGACAGCACGGGCCGCGGCGTGGGGCCGAACCTCTACGAAGTCTCGGCAGCCGCCTTCCTGTCGGATCACGGACTGGCGGAGGAGGTGTTCGGTCCGCTCGGCCTGGTCGTTCGAGCATCCTCGACCGACGCGATAGTGGAACTGGCGCATGGTTTCGCCGGGCAATTGACCGCCACGCTGCACATGGATGCGGGCGATACCGGGGCGGCTGCGCGCCTGATGCCGGTGCTGGAGCGCAAGGCGGGCCGGATTCTGGTCAACGGCTATCCCACCGGCGTCGAGGTCTGCGATGCCATGGTGCATGGCGGACCCTATCCGGCCTCGACCAATTTCGGGGCGACCTCGGTCGGCACCATGGCAATCCGCCGCTTCCTGCGTCCGGTCTGCTATCAGAACCTTCCTGCAGAACTGCTGCCAGAGGATTCTGTTGGATCAGAGTAA
- a CDS encoding ABC transporter permease: MSNATANAAQDAGKANGHAVLGWVLHNVVWIWLIALVVIFGAFNDYFLTVFNLQNVMVQATVLGMLGLAVALPLLVAEIDLSIPANAGFSAAVGALAYSDLGLPWFIAMLVGLAVGTFIGFFNGLCITRLKMVSLIETLSMMIILQGALLALTQGKTLTNLSDGYVWIGQATLGGWPIMPVVFLLALAVMGVVLHRTVLGRSVYAVGGNPVASNSAGIRVARIKVITYTISGFLAALAGFLLASWQMAITSNQGSSYLLYAIAAPIIGGVSVFGGRGNVRGVLGGVLLLTVIQVGLAIINVPSFYVGMIGGVMIFIAVAIDAVRVRYFG, from the coding sequence ATGAGCAACGCAACCGCCAATGCCGCGCAGGACGCAGGCAAGGCGAACGGTCACGCAGTGCTGGGCTGGGTGCTGCACAACGTGGTCTGGATCTGGCTGATCGCGCTGGTGGTGATCTTCGGCGCCTTCAATGACTACTTCCTGACCGTCTTCAACCTGCAGAACGTGATGGTGCAGGCAACGGTGCTGGGCATGCTGGGACTGGCGGTCGCCCTGCCGCTGCTTGTGGCCGAGATCGACCTGTCGATCCCCGCCAATGCCGGCTTTTCGGCGGCGGTGGGCGCGCTGGCCTATTCGGACCTCGGCCTGCCCTGGTTCATCGCCATGCTGGTCGGGCTGGCCGTGGGCACCTTCATCGGCTTTTTCAACGGGCTCTGCATCACGCGGCTGAAGATGGTTTCGCTGATCGAGACCTTGTCGATGATGATCATCCTGCAAGGCGCACTGCTGGCGCTGACGCAGGGCAAGACGCTGACCAATCTTTCCGACGGCTATGTCTGGATCGGGCAGGCGACGCTGGGCGGCTGGCCGATCATGCCGGTGGTGTTCCTGCTGGCCCTGGCGGTGATGGGGGTGGTGCTGCACCGCACGGTGCTCGGGCGTTCGGTCTATGCGGTGGGCGGCAATCCCGTCGCCTCGAATTCGGCCGGGATCCGCGTCGCCCGCATCAAGGTCATCACCTATACCATCTCGGGCTTTCTCGCAGCGCTGGCGGGGTTCCTGCTGGCCTCGTGGCAGATGGCGATCACCTCGAACCAGGGCTCCAGCTATCTGCTCTATGCCATCGCGGCCCCGATCATCGGCGGCGTCAGCGTCTTCGGCGGGCGCGGCAATGTGCGCGGCGTGCTGGGCGGCGTGCTGCTGTTGACGGTGATCCAGGTCGGGCTGGCCATCATCAACGTCCCCTCCTTCTATGTCGGCATGATCGGCGGCGTGATGATATTCATCGCCGTGGCCATCGACGCTGTCCGGGTTCGCTATTTCGGGTGA